The proteins below come from a single Miscanthus floridulus cultivar M001 chromosome 1, ASM1932011v1, whole genome shotgun sequence genomic window:
- the LOC136549671 gene encoding nuclear pore complex protein NUP155-like isoform X1 has product MAWGEDEAIGPDVASAGLHVSERIGRDAAAQPDLEEALEASRYASHPYSPHPREWPSLVEVAETRQLPPMLIERYNTAAGEGTALCGIFAGIHRAWATVDNSFFVWRFDKWDGQCQEHNVDEQAICAVGLARAKPGIFIEAIQYLLVLATPVELILVGVCCSASADGTDPYAELSLQPLPEYMIATDGVTMTCITCTDKGQIFLAGRDGHIYELQYTTGSGWRKRCRKVCLTTGIGSLLSRWVLPNAFKFSTVDPIVDMVMDEERNTIYARTEGMKLQLFDLGANGDGPLTKIAEEKNIVDPRDAPYGGRNARRAARSPKPSIVCISPLSAMESKWLHAVAVLSDGKRLFLTTSGVSGSSVGLNSGLQRPTCLKIVATRPSPPLGVGGGLTFGAVSAAGRAHPEDLALKVESAFYSAGALIMSDSSATAMSSLLAVQKDSAAQLSLPSTFGTASRTSRALRETVSALPVEGRMLCASDVLPLPDAAYTMQYLYADVECFTGFRKPSEKACIKLWAKGDLPTQHILPRRRVVVFNTMGLMEVIFNRPVDILRKLFDGNTLRSQIEEFFNRFGAGEAAAMCLTLAAKLLYAEDSLISNAVSEKAAEAFEDPGLVGMPQIDGTTALSNTRTQAGGFSMGQVVQEAEPLFSGAYEGLCLCSSRLLYPIWELPIMVIRGPAGTNKREDGIIVCRLSAGAMKILESKIHSLETFLRSRRNKRRGLYGYVAGLGDSGSILYKTGPIIGPGGHSNGRSPYNSQIRDMNPADKSASNKKPRLLYTSAELAAMEVRAMECLRRLLRRSGEALFLLQLICQHNVARLAQTLGNDLCKKLVQLTFHQLVCSEDGDQLAMRLISALMEYYIGPEGRGTVEEISTKLREGCPSYFNESDYKYYLAVECLERASMTNNPDERDILARDAFNLLTKIPDSADLSAICKRFENLRFYEAVVRLSLQKAQALDSNADVINGQIDPMHHDTIMLQREQCYEIVMNALRTLKGVGHSRMQSADKSSGLATAVDPASRSKYIKQIIQLSVQWPDTVFHEHLYRTLIELGLENELLEYGGSDLVSFLQSAGRKHQEEVRSISSVTSGAAKLHDLGAPISTSQTKYLELLARYYVRKGEHIAAARMLLILAERQCSNSEEAPTLDKRYEYLRDAVLQAKSAGIAADSSRNPIDSSTVDLLEGKLAVLRFQMQIKQELELMAARVENIPSSSESPSVPFRRDNILADAETAKAAKDKANELSLNLKSITQLYNDYAVPFGLWEVCLEMLSFANYSGDADSKIVREIWARLLDQALTKGGVAEACSVVKRVGSKLDPADGACLPLDIICLHLEKAALDRLSSGEELVGDDDVARALLGACKGLPEPVLAVYDQLLSNGAIIPSLNLKLRLLRSVLAILREWGISVVAHRLGTTSAGASFFLDGTFSLNQTGTANQGARDKIISLANRYMTEVKRLNLPQNQTENVYRGFRELEEKLLSPY; this is encoded by the exons ATGGCGTGGGGGGAGGACGAGGCCATCGGCCCCGACGTGGCCTCGGCGGGTCTTCACGTCTCGGAGCGGATCGGCCGCGACGCCGCCGCGCAGCCCGACCTGGAGGAGGCCCTTGAAGCCTCGCGCTACGCGTCCCACCCCTACTCCCCGCACCCCAGGGAG TGGCCTTCTTTGGTGGAAGTTGCAGAAACTCGTCAACTCCCTCCTATGTTGATTGAAAGATATAACACAGCTGCCGGTGAAGGAACAGCTCTTTGCGGGATTTTTGCTGGCATACATCGGGCCTGGGCAACAGTTGACAATTCATTTTTCGTCTGGCGTTTTGATAAATG GGATGGGCAGTGCCAAGAGCATAATGTCGATGAGCAAGCAATTTGTGCTGTTGGCCTTGCTAGGGCAAAGCCTGGGATTTTCATTGAAGCCATTCAATACCTTTTAGTTTTAGCAACTCCTGTTGAG CTGATACTTGTTGGAGTTTGCTGTTCTGCAAGTGCTGATGGAACGGACCCATATGCTGAGCTTTCATTACAACCTTTACCTGAGTACATGATTGCCACTGATGGTGTCACAATGACATGCATCACATGTACAGACAAGGGCCAAATTTTTCTAGCTGGTCGCGATGGCCATATATATGAATTGCAGTATACAACTGGTTCAGGTTGGCGTAAACGCTGCCGTAAAGTTTGTCTTACTACTGGTATTGGCAGCCTTCTTTCTAG GTGGGTACTGCCAAATGCATTCAAATTCTCAACCGTTGATCCAATTGTTGATATGGTCATGGATGAGGAGAGGAACACTATCTATGCGCGTACCGAGGGCATGAAATTGCAATTATTTGATCTAGGAGCTAATGGCGATGGCCCTTTGACAAAAATTGCTGAAGAAAAGAACATTGTTGATCCACGGGATGCACCTTATGGTGGTCGGAATGCACGAAGAGCTGCACGATCACCAAAACCATCAATTGTTTGCATCTCACCTCTATCTGCTATGGAATCAAAATGGCTCCATGCGGTTGCTGTTTTATCAGATGGGAAGAGATTATTCCTCACTACATCTGGTGTAAGTGGTTCTTCAGTTGGATTGAACAGTGGTCTGCAGAGGCCAACCTGTTTAAAAATTGTTGCTActaggccgtccccacctctggGGGTTGGTGGTGGGCTTACATTTGGTGCTGTTTCTGCGGCTGGCAGAGCTCATCCTGAGGATCTAGCTTTGAAAGTTGAGTCTGCTTTCTATTCTGCTGGTGCTCTTATAATGTCAGATTCATCCGCTACAGCCATGTCATCTCTTCTGGCTGTGCAGAAAGATTCAGCTGCGCAGCTATCCCTTCCCAGTACCTTCGGAACAGCTTCTAGAACCTCCCGAGCTCTACGAGAAACAGTCTCTGCTTTGCCTGTTGAGGGTCGAATGCTTTGTGCCTCTGATGTCTTACCACTTCCCGATGCTGCTTACACGATGCAGTATTTGTATGCTGATGTGGAATGCTTCACAGGTTTCAGAAAGCCTTCTGAGAAGGCATGTATAAAACTGTGGGCAAAAGGAGATCTTCCTACCCAGCATATCTTGCCTCGGAGGAGGGTTGTTGTATTCAATACTATGGGTTTGATGGAGGTAATTTTTAACAGGCCTGTTGATATTCTAAGGAAATTGTTTGATGGGAACACCCTGAGATCACAAATTGAAGAATTCTTTAATCGCTTTGGTGCTGGAGAGGCTGCAGCAATGTGCTTAACGCTAGCTGCGAAGCTACTTTATGCTGAAGATAGTCTGATAAGCAATGCTGTTTCTGAGAAAGCTGCTGAGGCATTTGAGGACCCTGGGCTTGTTGGGATGCCTCAAATTGATGGCACCACTGCTTTATCTAATACGCGAACTCAAGCTGGAGGCTTTAGTATGGGCCAAGTTGTTCAAGAAGCAGAACCTTTGTTTTCTGGTGCATATGAAGGCCTTTGTTTGTGCTCGTCAAGACTACTTTATCCCATATGGGAGCTCCCTATTATGGTGATTCGAGGACCGGCTGGTACTAATAAACGCGAGGATGGCATAATTGTTTGCAGGCTTTCAGCTGGGGCCATGAAAATTCTTGAGAGTAAGATTCATTCTCTGGAAACATTTTTAAGATCTAGAAGGAACAAGAGAAGGGGCCTTTATGGTTATGTTGCTGGTCTTGGCGATTCTGGTTCCATACTCTACAAAACAGGGCCTATTATTGGTCCTGGAGGGCATAGCAATGGCAGGAGTCCATACAACTCCCAAATTCGAGATATGAACCCTGCAGACAAATCTGCATCAAATAAAAAGCCAAGGCTGCTTTATACATCAGCAGAACTAGCTGCTATGGAG GTGAGGGCAATGGAGTGTCTTAGGCGGTTGCTTAGGAGATCTGGTGAAGCACTCTTTCTGCTTCAACTTATTTGCCAGCATAATGTTGCCCGTTTGGCTCAGACGCTGGGCAATGATTTATGCAAGAAATTAGTTCAGTTAACATTTCATCAATTGGTATGTTCGGAGGATGGTGATCAGCTTGCGATGCGTCTTATTTCTGCACTCATGGAG TACTATATTGGCCCGGAGGGCAGAGGAACTGTTGAAGAAATCAGTACTAAATTGAGGGAGGGTTGCCCTAGTTACTTCAATGAGTCAGACTACAAATATTACTTGGCAGTGGAATGCCTTGAGAGAGCATCTATGACTAATAACCCAGATGAGAGAGATATTCTTGCTAGAGATGCTTTCAACCTCTTGACTAAAATTCCAGACTCTGCTGATTTGAGTGCCATATGCAAGAGATTTGAGAACCTAAG ATTTTACGAGGCTGTAGTCCGGTTGTCTCTGCAGAAAGCTCAAGCACTTGACTCCAATGCTGATGTTATCAATGGTCAAATTGATCCAATGCATCATGATACCATAATGTTGCAGCGTGAACAATGCTATGAGATTGTTATGAATGCTCTGCGGACTCTCAAGGGTGTCGGGCATAGTCGAATGCAAAGTGCAGACAAGTCATCTGGTCTAGCAACTGCTGTTGATCCAGCTTCTCGAAGCAAGTACATCAAACAAATTATCCAACTTAGTGTCCAATGGCCGGACACAGTTTTCCATGAGCATCTATACAGGACACTTATTGAGCTcggtctagaaaatgagcttttgGAGTATGGTGGTTCTGATTTGGTTTCTTTTCTGCAGAGTGCTGGTCGTAAGCATCAAGAAGAG GTTCGGTCAATTTCCTCAGTTACATCTGGAGCTGCTAAGTTGCATGATTTAGGTGCACCTATCTCGACTAGTCAAACAAAGTATCTTGAGCTCCTAGCTAGGTACTATGTTCGCAAGGGGGAGCATATTGCTGCTGCCAGGATGTTGTTAATATTGGCAGAGCGACAGTGCTCCAATTCCGAAGAAGCTCCAACTCTTGACAAGAG GTATGAATATCTCAGAGATGCAGTGCTTCAGGCCAAAAGCGCAGGCATCGCTGCTGATTCGTCTAGAAATCCTATTGATAGTAGCACAGTGGATTTACTTGAAGGCAAACTTGCTGTGCTACGCTtccaaatgcaaatcaaacaagAATTGGAGCTCATGGCTGCGCGGGTTGAAAATATTCCAAGCAGTTCTGAATCACCTAGTGTTCCGTTCCGTCGGGACAACATTCTTGCTGATGCAGAGACTGCTAAGGCTGCTAAGGACAAGGCAAATGAACTATCATTGAATCTCAAGAGTATCACTCAACTGTATAATGATTATGCTGTTCCATTTGGTCTCTGGGAG GTTTGCCTGGAAATGCTGAGCTTTGCTAATTACTCTGGAGATGCTGATAGCAAAATTGTTCGAGAAATTTGGGCTAGACTCCTTGATCAGGCACTTACAAAAGGTGGTGTTGCAGAAGCATGTTCTGTGGTGAAAAGAGTAGGCTCGAAACTTGATCCTGCAGATGGAGCTTGTTTACCTTTAGATATAATATGCCTTCATCTTGAGAAGGCTGCATTG GATAGATTAAGTTCAGGAGAAGAATTAGTTGGTGACGATGATGTTGCAAGAGCTCTTCTTGGTGCCTGTAAAGGTCTTCCTGAACCTGTACTTGCTGTGTATGATCAACTGTTATCTAACGGTGCAATCATACCCTCACTAAATCTGAAGTTGCGCCTGCTGCGATCAGTTCTTGCAATCCTCCGTGAGTGGGGGATATCTGTCGTTGCACATAGGCTAGGCACCACAAGTGCTGGGGCTTCATTCTTTCTTGATGGAACATTCTCACTAAACCAAACAGGGACTGCAAATCAAGGTGCTCGAGATAAAATAATTAGTTTGGCGAACAG GTACATGACTGAGGTGAAGCGATTAAACCTTCCACAGAACCAAACGGAGAATGTCTACCGCGGTTTCCGTGAACTTGAGGAGAAATTACTATCTCCTTATTAG
- the LOC136549671 gene encoding nuclear pore complex protein NUP155-like isoform X2 produces MLIERYNTAAGEGTALCGIFAGIHRAWATVDNSFFVWRFDKWDGQCQEHNVDEQAICAVGLARAKPGIFIEAIQYLLVLATPVELILVGVCCSASADGTDPYAELSLQPLPEYMIATDGVTMTCITCTDKGQIFLAGRDGHIYELQYTTGSGWRKRCRKVCLTTGIGSLLSRWVLPNAFKFSTVDPIVDMVMDEERNTIYARTEGMKLQLFDLGANGDGPLTKIAEEKNIVDPRDAPYGGRNARRAARSPKPSIVCISPLSAMESKWLHAVAVLSDGKRLFLTTSGVSGSSVGLNSGLQRPTCLKIVATRPSPPLGVGGGLTFGAVSAAGRAHPEDLALKVESAFYSAGALIMSDSSATAMSSLLAVQKDSAAQLSLPSTFGTASRTSRALRETVSALPVEGRMLCASDVLPLPDAAYTMQYLYADVECFTGFRKPSEKACIKLWAKGDLPTQHILPRRRVVVFNTMGLMEVIFNRPVDILRKLFDGNTLRSQIEEFFNRFGAGEAAAMCLTLAAKLLYAEDSLISNAVSEKAAEAFEDPGLVGMPQIDGTTALSNTRTQAGGFSMGQVVQEAEPLFSGAYEGLCLCSSRLLYPIWELPIMVIRGPAGTNKREDGIIVCRLSAGAMKILESKIHSLETFLRSRRNKRRGLYGYVAGLGDSGSILYKTGPIIGPGGHSNGRSPYNSQIRDMNPADKSASNKKPRLLYTSAELAAMEVRAMECLRRLLRRSGEALFLLQLICQHNVARLAQTLGNDLCKKLVQLTFHQLVCSEDGDQLAMRLISALMEYYIGPEGRGTVEEISTKLREGCPSYFNESDYKYYLAVECLERASMTNNPDERDILARDAFNLLTKIPDSADLSAICKRFENLRFYEAVVRLSLQKAQALDSNADVINGQIDPMHHDTIMLQREQCYEIVMNALRTLKGVGHSRMQSADKSSGLATAVDPASRSKYIKQIIQLSVQWPDTVFHEHLYRTLIELGLENELLEYGGSDLVSFLQSAGRKHQEEVRSISSVTSGAAKLHDLGAPISTSQTKYLELLARYYVRKGEHIAAARMLLILAERQCSNSEEAPTLDKRYEYLRDAVLQAKSAGIAADSSRNPIDSSTVDLLEGKLAVLRFQMQIKQELELMAARVENIPSSSESPSVPFRRDNILADAETAKAAKDKANELSLNLKSITQLYNDYAVPFGLWEVCLEMLSFANYSGDADSKIVREIWARLLDQALTKGGVAEACSVVKRVGSKLDPADGACLPLDIICLHLEKAALDRLSSGEELVGDDDVARALLGACKGLPEPVLAVYDQLLSNGAIIPSLNLKLRLLRSVLAILREWGISVVAHRLGTTSAGASFFLDGTFSLNQTGTANQGARDKIISLANRYMTEVKRLNLPQNQTENVYRGFRELEEKLLSPY; encoded by the exons ATGTTGATTGAAAGATATAACACAGCTGCCGGTGAAGGAACAGCTCTTTGCGGGATTTTTGCTGGCATACATCGGGCCTGGGCAACAGTTGACAATTCATTTTTCGTCTGGCGTTTTGATAAATG GGATGGGCAGTGCCAAGAGCATAATGTCGATGAGCAAGCAATTTGTGCTGTTGGCCTTGCTAGGGCAAAGCCTGGGATTTTCATTGAAGCCATTCAATACCTTTTAGTTTTAGCAACTCCTGTTGAG CTGATACTTGTTGGAGTTTGCTGTTCTGCAAGTGCTGATGGAACGGACCCATATGCTGAGCTTTCATTACAACCTTTACCTGAGTACATGATTGCCACTGATGGTGTCACAATGACATGCATCACATGTACAGACAAGGGCCAAATTTTTCTAGCTGGTCGCGATGGCCATATATATGAATTGCAGTATACAACTGGTTCAGGTTGGCGTAAACGCTGCCGTAAAGTTTGTCTTACTACTGGTATTGGCAGCCTTCTTTCTAG GTGGGTACTGCCAAATGCATTCAAATTCTCAACCGTTGATCCAATTGTTGATATGGTCATGGATGAGGAGAGGAACACTATCTATGCGCGTACCGAGGGCATGAAATTGCAATTATTTGATCTAGGAGCTAATGGCGATGGCCCTTTGACAAAAATTGCTGAAGAAAAGAACATTGTTGATCCACGGGATGCACCTTATGGTGGTCGGAATGCACGAAGAGCTGCACGATCACCAAAACCATCAATTGTTTGCATCTCACCTCTATCTGCTATGGAATCAAAATGGCTCCATGCGGTTGCTGTTTTATCAGATGGGAAGAGATTATTCCTCACTACATCTGGTGTAAGTGGTTCTTCAGTTGGATTGAACAGTGGTCTGCAGAGGCCAACCTGTTTAAAAATTGTTGCTActaggccgtccccacctctggGGGTTGGTGGTGGGCTTACATTTGGTGCTGTTTCTGCGGCTGGCAGAGCTCATCCTGAGGATCTAGCTTTGAAAGTTGAGTCTGCTTTCTATTCTGCTGGTGCTCTTATAATGTCAGATTCATCCGCTACAGCCATGTCATCTCTTCTGGCTGTGCAGAAAGATTCAGCTGCGCAGCTATCCCTTCCCAGTACCTTCGGAACAGCTTCTAGAACCTCCCGAGCTCTACGAGAAACAGTCTCTGCTTTGCCTGTTGAGGGTCGAATGCTTTGTGCCTCTGATGTCTTACCACTTCCCGATGCTGCTTACACGATGCAGTATTTGTATGCTGATGTGGAATGCTTCACAGGTTTCAGAAAGCCTTCTGAGAAGGCATGTATAAAACTGTGGGCAAAAGGAGATCTTCCTACCCAGCATATCTTGCCTCGGAGGAGGGTTGTTGTATTCAATACTATGGGTTTGATGGAGGTAATTTTTAACAGGCCTGTTGATATTCTAAGGAAATTGTTTGATGGGAACACCCTGAGATCACAAATTGAAGAATTCTTTAATCGCTTTGGTGCTGGAGAGGCTGCAGCAATGTGCTTAACGCTAGCTGCGAAGCTACTTTATGCTGAAGATAGTCTGATAAGCAATGCTGTTTCTGAGAAAGCTGCTGAGGCATTTGAGGACCCTGGGCTTGTTGGGATGCCTCAAATTGATGGCACCACTGCTTTATCTAATACGCGAACTCAAGCTGGAGGCTTTAGTATGGGCCAAGTTGTTCAAGAAGCAGAACCTTTGTTTTCTGGTGCATATGAAGGCCTTTGTTTGTGCTCGTCAAGACTACTTTATCCCATATGGGAGCTCCCTATTATGGTGATTCGAGGACCGGCTGGTACTAATAAACGCGAGGATGGCATAATTGTTTGCAGGCTTTCAGCTGGGGCCATGAAAATTCTTGAGAGTAAGATTCATTCTCTGGAAACATTTTTAAGATCTAGAAGGAACAAGAGAAGGGGCCTTTATGGTTATGTTGCTGGTCTTGGCGATTCTGGTTCCATACTCTACAAAACAGGGCCTATTATTGGTCCTGGAGGGCATAGCAATGGCAGGAGTCCATACAACTCCCAAATTCGAGATATGAACCCTGCAGACAAATCTGCATCAAATAAAAAGCCAAGGCTGCTTTATACATCAGCAGAACTAGCTGCTATGGAG GTGAGGGCAATGGAGTGTCTTAGGCGGTTGCTTAGGAGATCTGGTGAAGCACTCTTTCTGCTTCAACTTATTTGCCAGCATAATGTTGCCCGTTTGGCTCAGACGCTGGGCAATGATTTATGCAAGAAATTAGTTCAGTTAACATTTCATCAATTGGTATGTTCGGAGGATGGTGATCAGCTTGCGATGCGTCTTATTTCTGCACTCATGGAG TACTATATTGGCCCGGAGGGCAGAGGAACTGTTGAAGAAATCAGTACTAAATTGAGGGAGGGTTGCCCTAGTTACTTCAATGAGTCAGACTACAAATATTACTTGGCAGTGGAATGCCTTGAGAGAGCATCTATGACTAATAACCCAGATGAGAGAGATATTCTTGCTAGAGATGCTTTCAACCTCTTGACTAAAATTCCAGACTCTGCTGATTTGAGTGCCATATGCAAGAGATTTGAGAACCTAAG ATTTTACGAGGCTGTAGTCCGGTTGTCTCTGCAGAAAGCTCAAGCACTTGACTCCAATGCTGATGTTATCAATGGTCAAATTGATCCAATGCATCATGATACCATAATGTTGCAGCGTGAACAATGCTATGAGATTGTTATGAATGCTCTGCGGACTCTCAAGGGTGTCGGGCATAGTCGAATGCAAAGTGCAGACAAGTCATCTGGTCTAGCAACTGCTGTTGATCCAGCTTCTCGAAGCAAGTACATCAAACAAATTATCCAACTTAGTGTCCAATGGCCGGACACAGTTTTCCATGAGCATCTATACAGGACACTTATTGAGCTcggtctagaaaatgagcttttgGAGTATGGTGGTTCTGATTTGGTTTCTTTTCTGCAGAGTGCTGGTCGTAAGCATCAAGAAGAG GTTCGGTCAATTTCCTCAGTTACATCTGGAGCTGCTAAGTTGCATGATTTAGGTGCACCTATCTCGACTAGTCAAACAAAGTATCTTGAGCTCCTAGCTAGGTACTATGTTCGCAAGGGGGAGCATATTGCTGCTGCCAGGATGTTGTTAATATTGGCAGAGCGACAGTGCTCCAATTCCGAAGAAGCTCCAACTCTTGACAAGAG GTATGAATATCTCAGAGATGCAGTGCTTCAGGCCAAAAGCGCAGGCATCGCTGCTGATTCGTCTAGAAATCCTATTGATAGTAGCACAGTGGATTTACTTGAAGGCAAACTTGCTGTGCTACGCTtccaaatgcaaatcaaacaagAATTGGAGCTCATGGCTGCGCGGGTTGAAAATATTCCAAGCAGTTCTGAATCACCTAGTGTTCCGTTCCGTCGGGACAACATTCTTGCTGATGCAGAGACTGCTAAGGCTGCTAAGGACAAGGCAAATGAACTATCATTGAATCTCAAGAGTATCACTCAACTGTATAATGATTATGCTGTTCCATTTGGTCTCTGGGAG GTTTGCCTGGAAATGCTGAGCTTTGCTAATTACTCTGGAGATGCTGATAGCAAAATTGTTCGAGAAATTTGGGCTAGACTCCTTGATCAGGCACTTACAAAAGGTGGTGTTGCAGAAGCATGTTCTGTGGTGAAAAGAGTAGGCTCGAAACTTGATCCTGCAGATGGAGCTTGTTTACCTTTAGATATAATATGCCTTCATCTTGAGAAGGCTGCATTG GATAGATTAAGTTCAGGAGAAGAATTAGTTGGTGACGATGATGTTGCAAGAGCTCTTCTTGGTGCCTGTAAAGGTCTTCCTGAACCTGTACTTGCTGTGTATGATCAACTGTTATCTAACGGTGCAATCATACCCTCACTAAATCTGAAGTTGCGCCTGCTGCGATCAGTTCTTGCAATCCTCCGTGAGTGGGGGATATCTGTCGTTGCACATAGGCTAGGCACCACAAGTGCTGGGGCTTCATTCTTTCTTGATGGAACATTCTCACTAAACCAAACAGGGACTGCAAATCAAGGTGCTCGAGATAAAATAATTAGTTTGGCGAACAG GTACATGACTGAGGTGAAGCGATTAAACCTTCCACAGAACCAAACGGAGAATGTCTACCGCGGTTTCCGTGAACTTGAGGAGAAATTACTATCTCCTTATTAG